A genome region from Sphingobium sp. WTD-1 includes the following:
- a CDS encoding DEAD/DEAH box helicase family protein → MSKTFVGCGLPNPTQCGSVTALREAVNRGGNGQILLSTIFKFAGSKEPIPNSANWIVLVDECHRTQEKDLGAYLQATLPDAHFYGFTGTPVDFH, encoded by the coding sequence ATCAGCAAGACCTTCGTCGGCTGCGGCCTACCCAACCCAACACAATGCGGATCAGTGACGGCGCTGCGCGAGGCTGTGAACCGAGGCGGCAACGGTCAAATCCTGCTGTCCACAATCTTCAAGTTCGCGGGATCGAAGGAACCGATTCCCAACTCGGCCAACTGGATCGTGCTGGTGGACGAATGCCATCGCACCCAAGAAAAAGACCTCGGCGCCTATTTGCAGGCAACTTTGCCGGATGCCCATTTCTACGGTTTCACAGGCACGCCTGTTGATTTCCACTGA
- a CDS encoding IS1380 family transposase: MPQATPAMKDDIATSFRFPAVGGKKITAAFDGGRLTSDGGVLLLAQAERAMGLCRRLAGCIADPRDPTRVIHRLDDILRARVFAIACGYEDADDLDALRDDPGFRLALGKLPGSGAGLASQPTMSRWENAPTTRELARMMAEMIGVYCASYPAPPVAVTLDIDDTCDVVHGYQQLSFWNGHHGERCFLPIHVYDTATGRPVAMLLRTGKTPSGAEAAGHIRRLVRHIRRYWPETHITFRGDGHYGRPEVMAFCEAHRVDYVFGLPTNAALRADPVIVAIADACAVKRATAQYPVLRNYAETHYGAKSWNCQRRVVARIEASTLGMDIRYVVTSLTEGSAEHIYDTLYCARGQAENLIKRHKAQLASDRTSCRSANANQMRLILHTAAYWLLWRVQQAIPKTTALATAEFATLRLRLLKVAARVIETSSRIRLAFASACPEADVFKAIATSLRPAPT, translated from the coding sequence ATGCCACAGGCCACACCCGCCATGAAAGACGATATCGCAACTTCATTCCGATTCCCAGCGGTCGGCGGGAAGAAGATCACAGCCGCGTTTGACGGTGGCCGACTGACCTCGGACGGCGGCGTTCTGCTGCTTGCGCAGGCCGAGCGCGCGATGGGGCTCTGCCGGCGGCTTGCGGGTTGCATTGCCGATCCGCGTGACCCGACGCGGGTGATCCATCGCCTCGATGACATCCTACGTGCCCGGGTGTTCGCGATCGCGTGCGGCTATGAAGATGCCGATGATCTCGACGCCCTGCGCGACGATCCGGGCTTCCGCCTGGCGCTGGGCAAGTTGCCGGGATCGGGCGCGGGGCTTGCCAGCCAACCGACGATGAGCCGCTGGGAGAATGCTCCGACCACGCGTGAGCTGGCCAGGATGATGGCCGAGATGATCGGCGTCTACTGCGCCAGCTATCCGGCTCCACCAGTGGCGGTGACGCTGGACATCGATGACACCTGCGATGTCGTGCACGGCTATCAGCAGTTGTCCTTCTGGAACGGGCATCACGGTGAGCGCTGCTTCCTGCCGATCCATGTGTACGACACCGCGACCGGTCGTCCGGTCGCGATGCTGCTGCGCACCGGTAAGACGCCGTCAGGCGCCGAAGCTGCCGGCCACATCCGGCGCCTGGTGCGTCATATCCGCCGGTACTGGCCAGAAACGCACATCACCTTCCGCGGCGACGGGCATTATGGCCGCCCCGAAGTCATGGCCTTCTGCGAGGCCCACCGCGTCGATTACGTGTTCGGCTTGCCGACCAATGCCGCGCTACGTGCTGATCCGGTCATCGTTGCCATCGCAGACGCCTGCGCGGTCAAGCGGGCCACGGCCCAGTATCCGGTCCTGCGCAACTATGCCGAGACGCACTACGGCGCAAAGAGCTGGAACTGCCAGCGCCGCGTCGTCGCCCGGATCGAGGCCAGCACGCTGGGCATGGATATCCGCTACGTCGTCACCTCGCTGACCGAAGGCTCGGCCGAGCATATCTACGACACGCTTTACTGCGCGCGCGGCCAAGCCGAAAACCTGATCAAGCGCCACAAGGCTCAACTCGCCAGCGATCGCACCTCGTGCCGCTCAGCCAATGCCAATCAAATGCGCCTCATCCTACACACCGCCGCCTACTGGCTGTTGTGGCGCGTCCAGCAGGCGATCCCCAAGACCACCGCGCTGGCCACGGCCGAGTTCGCAACGCTACGCTTGCGGCTGCTCAAGGTGGCTGCCCGCGTCATCGAAACCTCCTCGCGTATCCGTCTCGCCTTCGCGTCAGCCTGCCCGGAGGCCGACGTGTTCAAAGCAATCGCCACCAGTCTCCGGCCAGCACCGACATAG
- a CDS encoding type I restriction endonuclease, with amino-acid sequence MSEYRLAEKPALDALVAMGWQALSPADALAMRQEENRVILKPVLVEALRDLNGIGLNDAEAIYADLATRSDNEQWQKDLRGNYSRRLEGAKQDQAITLIDFKQPGRNRYHVVRQFRIAAQRPRIADIVLFVNGIPLVVIEAKSPLKTTAKAEEAFEQIKQYERDIPRLFASNAFNIVTDGIATLYGATGASSQFYAPWPDAWPRTPADFPDDLNKDLWCLCEPSRLLDLLAHFIVFETDPETGRKIKKVCRYQQFRAVNKATDRVAEGEHRKGLIWHTQGSGKSLTMVFLALKLKTHLTLEAANLANPNILVLTDRIDLARLIHEPAALGYFGFGGSVAA; translated from the coding sequence ATGAGCGAATACCGTCTTGCCGAAAAGCCCGCGCTAGATGCGCTGGTTGCCATGGGCTGGCAGGCGCTGTCGCCCGCCGACGCATTGGCGATGCGGCAGGAAGAGAACCGGGTCATCCTGAAACCCGTGCTGGTCGAGGCTTTGCGCGACCTAAACGGTATCGGCCTGAACGATGCCGAAGCCATTTATGCCGACCTTGCCACCCGCTCGGACAATGAGCAATGGCAGAAGGATTTGCGCGGAAACTATTCCCGGCGGCTGGAGGGAGCCAAACAAGATCAGGCCATTACCCTCATCGATTTCAAGCAGCCGGGCCGCAACCGCTACCATGTCGTGCGCCAGTTCCGCATTGCCGCCCAGCGGCCGCGCATCGCCGACATCGTGCTATTTGTGAACGGCATCCCGCTGGTCGTGATCGAAGCGAAATCGCCGCTCAAGACCACGGCCAAGGCCGAAGAAGCATTCGAGCAGATCAAGCAATATGAGCGCGATATTCCGCGCCTGTTCGCGTCCAATGCCTTTAACATCGTCACGGATGGCATTGCCACCCTCTATGGTGCGACCGGCGCGTCGTCGCAGTTCTACGCTCCATGGCCGGACGCATGGCCGCGCACCCCTGCTGACTTCCCTGATGATCTGAACAAAGACCTGTGGTGCTTGTGTGAGCCATCGCGCCTGCTAGACCTGCTGGCGCATTTCATCGTGTTCGAAACCGATCCGGAAACGGGCCGCAAGATCAAGAAGGTCTGCCGCTATCAACAGTTCCGCGCGGTTAACAAAGCGACGGATCGCGTCGCCGAAGGCGAGCACCGGAAGGGACTGATCTGGCATACCCAGGGATCGGGCAAGAGCCTGACAATGGTTTTCCTGGCGCTCAAACTGAAGACACACCTAACGCTGGAGGCGGCCAACCTCGCCAATCCCAACATCCTAGTGTTGACTGATCGCATCGATCTAGCCCGGCTTATTCATGAGCCCGCTGCACTGGGGTATTTCGGGTTTGGTGGGTCGGTTGCCGCGTGA
- a CDS encoding IS256-like element ISSpwi2 family transposase, producing MSRRKEPAIPNELLDQLLAGGAASAAFEQGGLLDSLKKALTERALNAEMDHHLAGEDGAGNMRNGYGRKTVMTDTGKLAIDVPRDRQSSFDPQLIAKYQRRFPGFDDKIVSMYARGMSTREITRHLHDLYGIDVSPDLISTVTDAVLDEVATWQQRPLDPVYPLVFFDAIRVKIRDEGMVRNKAIHIALGVRADGAKEVLGLWLEQNEGAKFWLRVMNELRNRGVEDILLAVVDGLKGFPDAITAVFPDAIVQTCIVHLLRNSMDFVSWKDRKNLASALKEIYRATDADAAEKALTAFEAGPWGQRYPAIGQSWRRAWGEVIPFFAFPDEVRRIIYTTNAIEALNSKLRRAVRARGHFPSDEAATKLLYLILNRSEKEWKMPPREWTMAKAQFAVIFGERFIRAMAA from the coding sequence ATGTCACGACGCAAAGAACCTGCCATACCGAATGAGCTTCTCGATCAGCTTTTGGCGGGCGGCGCTGCCAGTGCCGCCTTCGAGCAGGGCGGTCTGCTCGATTCGCTGAAGAAGGCGCTGACAGAGCGTGCCCTGAATGCGGAGATGGATCACCACCTCGCTGGCGAAGACGGCGCCGGCAACATGCGCAACGGCTACGGTCGGAAGACGGTAATGACCGACACCGGCAAGTTGGCGATCGACGTGCCGCGCGATCGCCAGTCGAGCTTCGACCCGCAGTTGATCGCCAAGTATCAACGCCGCTTTCCCGGCTTCGACGACAAGATCGTGTCGATGTACGCGCGCGGCATGAGCACCCGCGAGATCACCAGGCACCTGCACGATCTATACGGCATCGACGTCTCACCCGATTTGATTAGCACGGTGACCGACGCCGTGCTCGATGAGGTCGCCACTTGGCAGCAGCGGCCGCTCGATCCGGTTTACCCGCTGGTCTTCTTCGACGCGATCCGGGTCAAGATCCGCGACGAGGGCATGGTGCGCAACAAGGCGATCCACATTGCGCTGGGCGTCCGCGCCGACGGCGCAAAGGAGGTGCTCGGCTTGTGGCTCGAGCAGAATGAGGGTGCCAAGTTCTGGCTTCGGGTGATGAACGAGCTTCGCAACCGTGGCGTTGAAGACATCCTGCTGGCCGTCGTTGACGGCCTGAAGGGCTTTCCCGATGCGATCACCGCAGTGTTCCCCGATGCGATCGTCCAGACCTGCATCGTTCACCTGCTGCGCAACTCGATGGACTTCGTCTCCTGGAAGGACCGAAAGAACCTCGCCAGCGCGCTCAAGGAGATTTACCGTGCCACCGACGCAGATGCCGCCGAAAAGGCGCTGACAGCATTTGAGGCTGGCCCTTGGGGGCAGCGCTATCCCGCCATCGGCCAGAGCTGGCGGCGCGCCTGGGGCGAGGTGATCCCGTTTTTTGCGTTCCCCGACGAGGTCCGCCGGATCATCTACACTACGAACGCCATCGAAGCTTTGAACTCGAAGCTCAGGCGGGCTGTCAGGGCCAGGGGACACTTCCCCAGCGACGAGGCCGCCACCAAGCTGCTCTACCTGATCTTGAATCGGTCGGAGAAAGAGTGGAAGATGCCACCACGTGAGTGGACCATGGCGAAGGCGCAATTTGCCGTGATCTTCGGCGAACGTTTCATCAGAGCCATGGCGGCCTGA